The Zea mays cultivar B73 chromosome 7, Zm-B73-REFERENCE-NAM-5.0, whole genome shotgun sequence DNA segment TTACAATACGGATAGTACCATCTTATTACAATAACACTTTATGCCTGGTGGTTCCTTGTAGGTTGTTGCCTCCCAAGACTGGCCCTAGGTGGCTAACTATAATGGCATTATCCGTGCACAAGGTCACCGTCAAGAGCTCATCGATGggctggaaaacattgtcaagtaCGATCATCATCACCATCTCTGAAATTCAAATGGCACCCCATACCCGATTGAGAGAGTTCCTTAATTTGCAAAATATTTTTAGGGAACTCCTACTTGCATTCGTGGAACGGTCTAAGCAGAGACCCAAGCAGCTGATCTTCTACAGGTTAGTAGTATCTTCCTCCAAACTTTTCTGACTGACATGCAATGGTAATTGACTCCCTCTTTCACCGTTAGGGATGGCGTAAGTGAGGGCCAATTCAAACAAGTGCTGGAGCAAGAAATCCATGAGATAGAGAAGGTAGAAACAATTTGAGACATCAAGTGTTGTTCCCTCAGTTAGTATAACATTTATACTTTCTTCAGGCATGGACAGCTCTTTACAATGAGAAGCCAAAGATCACCTTCGTAGTGGTGCAGAAGAGGCACCACACAAGGCTCTTCCCCAGCAAACCAAAGGATCGCCAATACGCGGACAAGAGTGGGAATATTCGAGCTGGTTAGGGATGCAGGCGCATTTGCTGTTATTTTTACAATGCTTTTGATGAAACGTTTATGGAATTTGCAGGCACCGTAGTTGATAATAATATCTGCCACCCAACAGAATTTGATTTCTTCCTGTGCGGCCATGCTGGGGCCAAGGTATGTGTGTAGCATGTTACAACTAATTCAGACATTTTTCCCCCAAATGAGAAATCTGAAGATTATAGCTGCTCGTGGAATTGCAGGGAACAAGCCGTCCTACGCATTACCATGTGCTACGAGATGACAACAAGTTCACCGCAGATGCTTACGGGCTGAATGCATCTTCTTTTCTATGCGTTGCAATTCTGGGTACTTATCTGGAAGCagcttgctccaattgaaccagAAAATTGAAGTTGTCCATATCCCTAGAGGTTCTTACATGTTTGTTTGGTGTCTATACAGTCCTAATTTTCTCCCAGTCTTGCAAATTTCGGGCTAAACTTGAAAGCAGATACATTAAACAACCTAGATACTGCAGAATACATGCTTATGTGTATGTATTATGTAGGTCATCTTCCTTCATGTTTGGTGCACTGTGCTCAAAATTTTAACATGTCCCATATTGTTTTTCTCTCTTTTTACCAACATCATGTGAACCCACTCCTTTTTTTGTAACCACGAAATTAACTCTGTGTATTTTGCTTGCAAAACCAATTCAAGTTCAATTATGCTACATTTTTAATTAGTTACACTTGTATGTATGTGCATTTTCCATGCAATTTCATAGTTTTGCATTAGTTGTAGGTTTGAAACTGCATTAGCATGATTGCAGGAATACATTGGATTTTATGTTTTATCTTGAGGTAACGCCCCATTTTTTCGAGCCAATACATGCATGTTAACATTATGTAAATTCATGTATCTAGGAACCCGCCTGACTTAGTTCAATAAGATACACCAATACCTTGAGCATGGGTCCTCCACAATGTATAAGTTTATCTCTAAATTTCTTAAATTTAGCGTGATTTATATGATCAGTGTATTTTTCATATATTTCTTTGCTAAATTTGTGAGCAGTAATATTTCATACAACAGACACACATTTTTATATGATCTGTCGGCCTGGCGCTTTTCTTGTCCAGCTTTGCCTCTGGATGCGTGTGGGTTTTGGTTTGGCGATGGTTTTTGTGGGGAAAGTGGGGAGGAAGAACAGCAAGAGGTGGTGGTGGAGCCGTGGGAGGTGGAGGGAGGCTGCGCGGTCTTTTAACCGCTTGGCACCATGCCATCGCCGACGCCGTGCGGGGCTGCGCCGGCATCTTCTGCATGTTCAACACGCCCGACGACCAGGCCCAATGTGATGTGAGTACAAGACGGCAGCTTgcttgctttctttctttctttcgcctctctctctctctctgcataTTAGTATTAATCTGGGGGGTTTTCCCCCTGAAGAAACGGAAGCTCGTTTGTAGGAGTGGCTTGTAGGTAGCGCTTACTGCATAGAATTGGATTGGATTGTATTTTGCTCTCCTATACTAGCAGACGCAGCCAGAGCTTATACCAGCACTGTAGCATGAACAGGGACCGGGACAGCTGGACAGGgtcagaggagaggagaggagatgaGCCGATCCTTTGCTACCTTTTCTCCCTTTTCCATGAATCTCCATCTTCCTCCTCCCTGGTCTAGGCTGTTTGGTTCGTTCCAGAGGAGGGCTGGGACCCAGACCGCTTACTTCCCCTCCTCCTCTGATGATGATCCATTAATGCCACAGCTCATGTGTGGTGTGGCTGTGACTTGTGATGAGTGAGCGTGCCCCTTCTTCCTCCTCCAGCCTCCAGCTCCAGGTGCGGTGTGAGGTCCCGCTCCCGCTCCTGTCCTACCAGCGTACTACTCCAGTAGTACAGTGGAGTAGCCGAGTGCATTTAATAGCTGGACACAACATTTTACCTGAGACACATGTATTTCCAGGCTGTTTCTCATCAGTATCATATACTTCTTTCACTTTTCAGCTTCTGTGGGTGAACCTCATAATGGACACACTTGGAGCTCTTGCATTAGCAACCGAGCCTCCAACAGACAACCTTATGAAGAGAAATCCTGTTGGTCGAAGGCATGTCAAATGATCCAAAATTTCTTGTTGACAACATTGTGTCCAATACCTATATACTATGCTTTTTGAATTTGGAAACATTTTTACCCATACTTTTCTACTGCAGGGAACCTCTTGTTACAAATATCATGTGGAGAAACTTGTTTGTTCAGGTTAGTATTCCTTCATTATACAATTGGATTCTGTTAAAAACTCTTTGTTGTTCTGATATGTTTGGAATTTTACACAGGCCCTTTACCAAGTAGCAATTCTTCTGATTTTCGATTTTGATGGAGTAAGGATTCTGCGTCTGCAGAATGAAAGCCGATCTAATGCTGAGAAGGTAACAAATACTTTCATCTTCAACACATTTGTATTTTGCCAGTGGAGTATTTGTTCTTCAATAATTTAAGAATCATAACAGAACATTAGTGGACGAATCTTGCTTCACCTTTTAGACAAATACATACTGACATTGGATTGTTCCCAAAAGAAAAGAATCAATATTAAGTTAACTATAAATTGATAGTAGTTTTCCCCC contains these protein-coding regions:
- the LOC103633521 gene encoding protein argonaute 18, which produces MALSVHKVTVKSSSMGWKTLSSTIIITISEIQMAPHTRLREFLNLQNIFRELLLAFVERSKQRPKQLIFYRDGVSEGQFKQVLEQEIHEIEKAWTALYNEKPKITFVVVQKRHHTRLFPSKPKDRQYADKSGNIRAGTVVDNNICHPTEFDFFLCGHAGAKGTSRPTHYHVLRDDNKFTADAYGLNASSFLCVAILGTYLEAACSN
- the LOC109941255 gene encoding calcium-transporting ATPase 5, plasma membrane-type-like, translated to MDTLGALALATEPPTDNLMKRNPVGRREPLVTNIMWRNLFVQALYQVAILLIFDFDGVRILRLQNESRSNAEKVTNTFIFNTFVFCQWSICSSII